A DNA window from Methanobrevibacter thaueri contains the following coding sequences:
- a CDS encoding methanogenesis marker 2 protein has protein sequence MDFKNLVKEIQEFKGVSRKSSIDNVISLLKESYNVSGDVVIDIGDDASAIDIGNNQVILLAADGIWGDIMNVNPYWAGYCSVLVNVNDIAAMGGKPLAMVNIMSISNDEIYEDLLNGIKDGCLKFNVPMVGGHLHPDGEVDSLGVAIVGIAQKDKMITSFGAEAGDKVIVAIDLDGKPHEMFSLNWDTTYDKDAQLVQDQITAVQYLAENDYIKSGKDISNPGILGTLEMLLETSGKGAVVNLEDIPRNESVEWVDWLRSYPGSGFVFTASEEKCDYIKEYLAEYSIEANVVGEVTDSNSLFLNYGEEQAEVFNQEKNPVFIFK, from the coding sequence TTGGATTTTAAAAATCTTGTAAAGGAAATTCAAGAATTTAAAGGCGTATCCCGTAAAAGCTCAATAGATAATGTAATATCACTTTTAAAAGAATCATACAACGTTTCAGGAGATGTTGTCATTGACATTGGTGATGACGCTTCAGCTATTGACATCGGAAACAATCAGGTAATACTCCTTGCTGCGGATGGAATATGGGGAGACATAATGAACGTAAACCCATATTGGGCAGGATATTGTTCTGTTCTTGTAAATGTAAATGATATAGCTGCAATGGGTGGAAAACCACTGGCCATGGTCAACATCATGTCAATAAGCAATGATGAGATTTACGAAGACCTATTGAACGGAATAAAGGACGGATGTCTAAAGTTCAATGTTCCGATGGTTGGAGGACACCTGCATCCTGATGGTGAGGTCGATTCATTGGGAGTGGCAATAGTTGGAATTGCACAAAAGGATAAGATGATTACAAGCTTCGGCGCTGAGGCGGGCGACAAGGTAATCGTTGCGATAGACCTTGACGGCAAACCTCATGAAATGTTCAGCCTAAACTGGGATACCACATACGACAAAGACGCACAACTGGTTCAAGATCAAATAACCGCAGTCCAATACCTTGCGGAAAATGACTATATCAAATCCGGAAAGGACATTTCAAATCCTGGAATATTGGGAACCTTGGAGATGCTTCTTGAAACCTCAGGTAAGGGAGCAGTCGTAAATCTTGAGGATATTCCAAGAAACGAAAGTGTCGAGTGGGTGGATTGGCTCAGGTCCTATCCGGGATCAGGATTTGTATTCACCGCAAGTGAGGAAAAATGCGATTACATTAAGGAATACTTGGCAGAATATTCAATTGAAGCCAATGTCGTCGGTGAAGTGACAGATTCCAATTCACTATTCCTGAATTATGGTGAAGAACAGGCGGAAGTCTTCAATCAAGAGAAAAATCCAGTATTCATATTTAAATGA
- a CDS encoding DUF2117 domain-containing protein — MRIGIVVHGPNIIDSGYALKLIDLFKGYGDVKVRLGGTMGRTAVIDASLENIIDISRKLVPSDSLKIFHDDGVDVIFLLNYGKSDVTGQVFGYKVYNHYVEKIDDNSIPVIQIERPGEDDGSIIPWNNDLDLAFELSDRLGLSIIKPDEVYERHIKQDNAGFNQRIVHGVSPGENIMVNSVVIGKTNSDRLTLIAKDNHIVDIVGGELKSHGLEKLGEVDLDSAIIKTGLLRHAKVTPRVISNEKPDEFKVTFLDHAGEDVYKFRDSSLVITVGDDTTLISSDILYRFDIPVIGITDGDLDKVVEDGFKVNNSIIFEVESGFDDIIGQNIKKEIFNGKADSLDFKNIDEVENKIVEIIKNINCNYKINYIE, encoded by the coding sequence ATGAGAATAGGCATTGTTGTCCACGGTCCGAATATCATAGATTCGGGCTATGCATTGAAGTTGATTGACCTGTTTAAAGGTTATGGGGATGTTAAGGTAAGGCTTGGAGGAACGATGGGCCGTACCGCAGTCATAGACGCGAGTCTGGAGAATATTATAGACATTTCCCGCAAGCTGGTTCCAAGCGATTCCCTGAAGATATTTCACGATGATGGCGTCGATGTGATATTCCTTTTGAATTATGGAAAATCCGATGTCACAGGTCAGGTTTTCGGATATAAGGTCTATAATCATTATGTTGAAAAGATTGATGATAACAGCATTCCTGTAATCCAGATTGAACGTCCGGGCGAGGATGATGGAAGCATAATTCCATGGAACAACGATTTGGATTTGGCATTTGAGCTGTCAGACAGGTTGGGCTTGAGCATCATAAAACCTGATGAGGTTTATGAAAGGCACATCAAGCAGGACAATGCCGGATTTAATCAGAGGATTGTCCATGGGGTCAGTCCTGGCGAAAACATCATGGTGAACAGTGTCGTTATAGGAAAAACCAATTCGGACAGGCTCACATTGATTGCCAAGGACAATCATATTGTCGATATTGTTGGTGGTGAACTCAAGAGTCACGGCCTTGAGAAGTTAGGTGAAGTCGACCTGGATTCGGCAATCATAAAGACGGGTCTTTTAAGGCATGCGAAGGTCACTCCAAGGGTAATCTCCAATGAAAAGCCGGATGAGTTCAAGGTCACCTTTTTGGATCATGCCGGAGAGGACGTCTACAAGTTCAGGGATTCCAGTTTGGTCATCACGGTCGGTGATGACACCACATTGATATCCTCTGACATATTGTACAGATTCGATATACCTGTAATTGGAATAACAGATGGCGACTTGGACAAGGTTGTGGAGGATGGTTTCAAGGTCAATAATTCCATAATCTTTGAAGTTGAAAGCGGTTTTGATGACATCATCGGTCAAAATATCAAAAAGGAAATCTTCAACGGCAAAGCGGACAGTCTTGATTTCAAAAATATCGATGAGGTTGAAAACAAAATAGTTGAAATAATAAAAAATATTAATTGTAACTACAAAATTAATTATATTGAATAA
- a CDS encoding PIN domain-containing protein, translating into MEICYVLDASAIINGFKINSNNNYTVPEITSEIKDLKSKLTFDMLIEEGNLIIQDVPNKYISSVNDVISMSGDILRLSMPDIKLISLACMLQDEGKDVKVISDDYTIQNTLKIMDIPYSGVMTEGIKGIYNWKKVCEGCKKEYDDDYPFDDCEICGSRIFKKRIRVNR; encoded by the coding sequence ATGGAAATTTGTTATGTATTGGATGCATCAGCTATTATTAATGGATTTAAAATCAATTCCAATAATAATTACACTGTTCCGGAAATAACATCTGAAATCAAAGATTTAAAATCGAAATTAACATTTGACATGTTGATTGAAGAGGGCAATCTCATCATACAAGATGTGCCAAACAAATACATATCAAGTGTCAATGATGTTATATCTATGTCAGGTGATATTTTAAGATTGTCCATGCCTGATATAAAATTAATCTCACTTGCGTGCATGTTGCAGGATGAGGGCAAAGATGTCAAGGTCATAAGCGATGACTACACAATCCAGAATACATTGAAGATTATGGACATCCCTTATTCCGGCGTGATGACTGAGGGGATTAAGGGAATCTATAATTGGAAGAAGGTTTGTGAAGGCTGCAAAAAGGAATATGATGATGATTATCCATTTGATGACTGTGAGATCTGTGGGTCTCGAATATTTAAGAAAAGAATCAGGGTGAACAGATGA
- a CDS encoding helix-turn-helix transcriptional regulator, protein MNFQNDIEKDIKFLAKSEIRLKILSELDKEPNNVRGIVKLTKITYSSVSSNIDKLKKNNHIKKVNNKYHVTPMTEVYLKSLIDFKNSIDMINDYDIFWDKHNLNQLSMDSVKSITDLKESQLIEATPVEIFKTHNTIRKQMIKSKSVKAIFPHLHPEYPKLIENVLKNDGTVELIIPQDIFKELIFRIDGKVRRAAIKERKLKVYKFKQDLNLYLSICDGNMALGLFKNDGSFDQNRILISSNAKSNKWAEKLFEHIRKQVIL, encoded by the coding sequence ATGAATTTCCAAAATGACATTGAAAAGGACATTAAGTTTCTTGCAAAATCTGAAATTCGATTGAAAATTTTAAGTGAATTGGACAAGGAACCGAATAACGTACGGGGCATTGTTAAACTAACAAAAATAACATACAGCTCCGTATCAAGCAACATCGATAAATTAAAGAAAAACAATCACATTAAAAAAGTCAACAACAAATACCATGTCACTCCGATGACTGAAGTGTATCTGAAAAGTTTGATTGACTTTAAGAATAGCATAGACATGATTAACGATTATGACATATTTTGGGACAAGCACAACCTAAATCAATTAAGCATGGACTCCGTGAAAAGCATTACCGACTTGAAGGAGTCACAACTTATTGAAGCAACACCAGTAGAAATCTTCAAAACACACAACACAATCAGAAAACAAATGATCAAGTCCAAATCCGTTAAAGCAATATTTCCACATCTGCACCCAGAATATCCAAAATTAATCGAAAATGTATTGAAAAATGACGGTACAGTCGAATTAATCATCCCCCAAGACATTTTCAAGGAGTTGATCTTTAGGATTGACGGGAAAGTCAGAAGGGCTGCTATTAAAGAAAGAAAATTGAAAGTGTACAAATTCAAGCAGGATTTAAATTTGTATTTGAGCATTTGTGATGGAAACATGGCATTGGGACTGTTCAAGAACGATGGAAGTTTCGACCAGAACAGGATTCTGATTTCAAGCAATGCAAAATCCAACAAATGGGCCGAAAAGCTATTTGAACATATCAGAAAACAGGTGATATTATGA
- a CDS encoding helix-turn-helix transcriptional regulator, whose product MTSHETKKQLTKEFSGLKYILTSEMRSKLLLTIYDDSKNLDDLRNELKKPSATILHGLKELENNNLVRKVQKYYELTSNGYLITTNMIKLIENWYSVNKSKLFWNNHDLSDLPDDALKNMYLLKNAEYVNSTTSDLSNAFNAYIKQISKARKLKIILPIYSENHFRHLITLLDGNELECLELVISEELENAMRQNEYIKQSILENEKVRIKTIKNNVKLFLTISDEAVCLTLFFKDGHYDDSQILIATDDEALKWALNLSAYY is encoded by the coding sequence ATGACCAGTCACGAAACCAAAAAGCAGCTGACCAAAGAGTTTAGCGGACTCAAATACATTTTAACATCAGAAATGCGCTCAAAATTGTTGTTAACAATTTATGACGATTCAAAGAATTTGGATGACTTAAGAAATGAATTGAAAAAGCCCTCAGCCACAATATTGCATGGACTTAAGGAACTGGAAAACAACAATCTGGTGAGAAAGGTTCAAAAATATTATGAATTGACATCAAACGGTTATTTGATTACCACAAACATGATAAAACTCATTGAAAACTGGTATTCAGTCAATAAGAGCAAATTATTCTGGAATAACCATGATCTCTCAGACTTACCTGATGATGCGTTGAAAAACATGTACCTGTTGAAAAATGCCGAATATGTTAATTCCACAACAAGCGATTTGTCAAATGCTTTCAATGCTTACATAAAACAGATTTCAAAAGCGCGTAAATTGAAAATCATACTTCCGATTTACTCCGAAAATCATTTCAGACATCTGATAACATTATTGGATGGAAATGAGCTGGAATGCCTTGAACTTGTCATCAGTGAAGAACTGGAAAATGCTATGAGGCAAAACGAATACATTAAGCAATCAATTCTGGAAAATGAAAAGGTCAGGATAAAAACTATTAAAAACAACGTGAAACTATTCCTGACCATTTCAGATGAAGCTGTTTGCCTTACCCTGTTTTTCAAGGACGGCCATTATGATGATTCCCAGATATTGATTGCCACTGATGATGAAGCGTTGAAATGGGCTTTGAATTTATCTGCGTATTATTAA
- a CDS encoding winged helix-turn-helix domain-containing protein: MKEPEKNRVWHVNNKELYYLLKGRLGGKTTINIIDMILEKPHNRNQLSKKLNVDYKTVTYHLKIICKYKYITKDQFENSYYYRPSEKLLKNLAEYNQIKKLVENEE; this comes from the coding sequence ATGAAAGAACCGGAAAAAAATAGAGTATGGCACGTTAATAATAAGGAATTATATTACCTTTTAAAGGGAAGACTCGGCGGCAAGACAACAATCAACATCATCGACATGATTTTGGAAAAGCCCCATAACAGAAACCAGCTGTCGAAAAAACTGAATGTGGACTACAAGACAGTAACCTATCATTTGAAGATCATATGCAAATACAAGTATATTACAAAAGACCAGTTCGAAAATTCCTACTATTATCGGCCCAGCGAAAAATTATTAAAGAACCTTGCGGAATATAATCAAATAAAGAAATTAGTTGAAAATGAGGAATGA
- a CDS encoding MogA/MoaB family molybdenum cofactor biosynthesis protein produces MGSETSKLHQKESSKDITCGLITLSDSRKSEKLDLSGKYIAEEIESRYTLKSRKLIPDEKEDLINAIDSMVNEDIDVIMTNGGTGLDTRDITVETVESLFEKKIDGFGELFRAKSFEEIGSAALLSRATAGIYKKTIIFSMPGSPNAVKTAMSLIIDELPHFVHHVKK; encoded by the coding sequence ATGGGAAGTGAAACTTCAAAATTACATCAAAAAGAATCATCCAAGGACATTACCTGCGGATTGATAACACTTAGTGACAGCAGAAAATCCGAAAAGCTGGATTTGTCCGGAAAATATATTGCAGAAGAAATTGAATCAAGATACACATTGAAATCAAGGAAACTGATTCCTGATGAAAAAGAAGATTTGATAAATGCAATTGATTCAATGGTAAACGAGGATATTGATGTGATTATGACCAACGGAGGAACAGGTCTCGACACCAGGGACATTACCGTTGAAACCGTTGAATCACTTTTTGAGAAAAAAATCGATGGTTTCGGTGAACTCTTTAGGGCGAAATCATTTGAGGAAATCGGTTCAGCGGCTCTTCTATCAAGAGCTACCGCTGGAATCTATAAAAAAACAATCATCTTCTCTATGCCAGGCTCACCTAATGCCGTGAAGACTGCAATGAGCCTGATAATTGATGAACTTCCTCATTTTGTCCATCATGTTAAAAAATGA
- the pyrE gene encoding orotate phosphoribosyltransferase has product MSSKDYLIDLLKENEVFLEGDFTLSSGKKSNYYINMKKAITEPEILSTISKLITEKIADDDVDKVAGPALGAVPIATAVSLESKLPLLMIRKEKKGYGTSKLIEGELNENDKVIVVEDVATTGGSLLKAIKAIQDNGGEVVRAFVVVDRQEGASEEFEKAGIKLEPLICVNEFFD; this is encoded by the coding sequence ATGAGTTCTAAAGATTATTTAATTGACTTGCTTAAGGAAAATGAAGTATTTCTCGAAGGGGATTTCACTTTATCCTCAGGCAAGAAAAGCAACTATTACATTAACATGAAAAAGGCGATTACCGAACCTGAAATTTTATCCACAATCTCAAAACTGATCACTGAAAAGATAGCTGATGATGATGTGGATAAGGTTGCGGGTCCTGCTTTAGGTGCAGTTCCAATAGCCACAGCAGTTTCCTTAGAGTCAAAATTGCCATTGCTAATGATTCGTAAGGAAAAGAAAGGTTATGGAACTTCCAAACTCATTGAAGGTGAACTCAACGAAAACGACAAGGTCATTGTTGTCGAGGATGTTGCAACAACAGGAGGATCACTTTTGAAAGCCATTAAAGCAATTCAGGATAATGGCGGTGAAGTGGTCAGGGCATTCGTAGTTGTTGACAGACAGGAAGGTGCCTCTGAAGAGTTTGAAAAAGCAGGAATAAAGTTAGAGCCTTTAATCTGTGTCAACGAATTTTTCGACTAA
- a CDS encoding PRC-barrel domain-containing protein — protein sequence MRIKDELFGKEVLDADIQIVGKVTDVVFDKDSFEITDVVIKGSGLSEQFKASEDLVPMEMIKVIGDKILLKGEDDIL from the coding sequence ATGAGAATCAAAGATGAATTATTTGGCAAGGAAGTTCTCGATGCTGACATTCAAATCGTAGGAAAAGTAACAGATGTTGTTTTTGATAAGGATTCTTTTGAAATAACAGACGTGGTGATTAAAGGCTCAGGATTATCTGAACAGTTTAAAGCCAGTGAAGACCTTGTTCCTATGGAAATGATAAAGGTAATTGGAGATAAGATTTTACTCAAAGGCGAAGATGATATTTTATGA
- the xseA gene encoding exodeoxyribonuclease VII large subunit, whose protein sequence is MEEKTFTVSEINSYLKKKMNFDPKLKNIYIKGEISNYNSYPNSHSYFTLKDETSQIPAVMFKSSKDRFLKFTPENGMKVIVKGSIEVYHKEGKYQLNARRITEDGLGDLHVAFEQLKKELKRMGLFEESHKKKIPKYPNRIGVVTAQTGAAIRDIITTIKRRYPICEILVFSTLVQGNQAAPQIAGQIKHAQKFNLDTLIVGRGGGSIEDLWPFNEREVAQAIYDCEIPVISAVGHEIDFTIADFVADKRAATPTAAAEIAVPNINEVKDNVKQLNRRANKSINDKITMNRTILDNISKKNILKNPESIYEIKMMILDNLVGKLTFSSKNIIDKNKNKLIRLESSTILKNPESIYEIKMMSLNNLVDKLTFSSKNIVDKNKNRLIRLESSTILKNPEPIYNYKRIDLNNLVYKLNFSATRIVNENRNKLFKIENSHILKNPEEIIKDKKDSYLKNFNKLEVLNPLLTLKRGYAIAKTEDKVISSSKDVKVGDKVDIELEDGTINTKVI, encoded by the coding sequence ATGGAAGAGAAAACATTCACGGTATCTGAGATTAATTCTTATCTTAAAAAGAAGATGAATTTCGACCCTAAGTTGAAAAACATTTACATCAAAGGAGAAATTTCAAATTATAACTCTTATCCAAATAGCCACAGTTATTTCACTTTGAAAGATGAAACATCTCAGATTCCGGCGGTGATGTTTAAAAGCAGCAAAGACAGATTTCTTAAATTCACACCTGAAAACGGTATGAAAGTAATTGTTAAAGGCAGCATAGAAGTTTACCACAAAGAAGGAAAATATCAATTGAATGCCCGAAGAATTACTGAAGATGGATTGGGTGATTTGCATGTGGCTTTTGAACAGCTGAAAAAAGAACTCAAGAGAATGGGATTGTTTGAAGAAAGCCATAAAAAGAAAATACCGAAATATCCCAATAGAATTGGAGTCGTTACTGCACAAACCGGTGCTGCAATTAGAGACATTATCACGACAATTAAAAGGAGATATCCTATTTGTGAGATTTTAGTATTTTCAACACTTGTTCAGGGAAATCAGGCAGCCCCTCAAATTGCAGGGCAAATTAAACATGCTCAGAAGTTCAATTTGGATACATTAATTGTTGGGCGTGGTGGAGGAAGCATTGAAGATCTATGGCCTTTCAATGAAAGAGAAGTTGCCCAGGCGATTTATGATTGTGAAATTCCGGTCATTAGTGCTGTGGGACATGAAATTGACTTCACAATTGCTGATTTTGTAGCGGACAAGCGAGCCGCAACACCAACAGCCGCTGCCGAAATTGCCGTGCCAAACATTAATGAAGTTAAGGACAATGTTAAACAACTCAACAGAAGAGCAAATAAATCCATAAATGATAAAATAACCATGAATAGAACTATATTAGATAATATTTCTAAGAAAAATATCTTAAAAAATCCTGAATCAATTTATGAGATAAAAATGATGATTCTGGACAATTTAGTTGGCAAATTAACGTTTTCATCTAAAAACATTATTGATAAAAATAAGAATAAACTGATTAGGCTAGAAAGCTCAACAATCTTAAAAAACCCAGAATCAATTTATGAGATTAAAATGATGAGCTTGAATAATCTAGTTGATAAATTAACATTTTCATCAAAAAACATTGTTGATAAAAATAAAAATAGATTAATTAGGCTAGAAAGCTCAACAATCTTAAAAAACCCTGAACCAATATATAATTACAAAAGAATTGATTTGAATAATCTAGTTTATAAATTAAACTTCTCTGCAACCCGCATTGTCAACGAGAATAGGAACAAATTATTCAAAATTGAAAATTCACATATATTGAAGAACCCTGAGGAAATCATAAAAGATAAAAAAGACTCATATTTGAAAAATTTTAACAAATTGGAAGTTTTGAATCCACTTTTAACATTGAAAAGAGGTTATGCAATAGCAAAGACTGAAGATAAGGTAATATCCTCATCCAAAGATGTTAAAGTAGGAGATAAAGTTGATATTGAACTTGAAGACGGAACTATAAACACAAAGGTGATATGA
- a CDS encoding exodeoxyribonuclease VII small subunit, which yields MMEEKLSFEESLEKLEEIVNRLENGNVPLDDAIEEFKNAMDLVKICNEKLEAAEESIAKIVKDNGEVVEFNPTE from the coding sequence ATGATGGAAGAAAAATTAAGTTTTGAAGAAAGTTTAGAAAAATTAGAGGAAATCGTGAACAGATTAGAAAATGGAAATGTGCCATTGGATGATGCTATTGAGGAATTTAAGAATGCTATGGATTTAGTTAAAATCTGCAATGAAAAACTGGAAGCGGCTGAAGAGTCAATAGCAAAAATCGTTAAAGACAATGGAGAGGTTGTTGAATTCAATCCAACCGAATAA
- a CDS encoding adenosylcobinamide amidohydrolase: MYTNRLIFKTSLNDEIYYLNDTILINFGVNRNGISTSELNAGSNDLYKTVFNQHLSQERIDYLVDHDICEYLINECKAMDIDPKYSTGLITLAEMKNVSIVTKAFKNIEATAIVTAGVRTNASRAGDPASYWEENGEFHFGTINIILLTNVNLDKSTLMEAFMTVTEAKTVALGNLRIPSQYSNGFATGTGTDGVAIFSNTDSDDKLTNAGKHSKLGELIANAVIEAVPKAIGKQVWITSKSQSNALVRLNRYTLDINEFYDNLEEDKFEFIKQLRIDAKKQDNVAITTSILNLIDEVENGLIQKREAYELAIKIKENCNSYPIKRLLEYWINYFIRLD; this comes from the coding sequence ATGTACACAAATAGGCTTATTTTTAAAACATCACTCAATGATGAAATTTATTATTTAAATGACACCATTCTAATTAATTTTGGCGTTAACCGCAATGGAATATCAACTTCTGAGTTAAATGCCGGCAGCAATGACCTGTACAAGACTGTTTTTAACCAACATTTGTCGCAGGAGAGAATTGATTATCTTGTGGACCATGACATATGCGAATATCTGATTAATGAATGCAAAGCGATGGACATTGATCCCAAATATTCCACAGGTCTGATCACTCTTGCCGAGATGAAAAACGTCAGCATTGTAACCAAGGCATTCAAAAACATTGAAGCGACTGCAATCGTTACTGCAGGAGTCAGGACAAACGCATCAAGGGCGGGCGATCCGGCATCATATTGGGAGGAAAACGGAGAATTTCACTTTGGAACAATCAATATCATCTTGCTCACCAATGTTAATCTGGACAAGTCAACATTGATGGAAGCGTTCATGACAGTTACAGAGGCAAAAACGGTTGCGTTAGGTAATTTGAGAATTCCCTCACAGTATTCCAATGGATTTGCAACAGGAACAGGTACCGATGGTGTGGCGATATTTTCCAACACTGATTCCGATGACAAGCTGACCAATGCAGGAAAGCATTCAAAGCTTGGGGAGCTGATTGCAAATGCGGTGATTGAGGCGGTTCCGAAAGCCATTGGAAAACAGGTCTGGATTACAAGCAAGTCCCAGTCCAATGCGCTGGTCAGATTGAATAGATATACGTTGGATATCAATGAGTTCTACGATAATCTCGAAGAGGATAAATTCGAATTCATAAAGCAGTTAAGAATAGATGCCAAAAAGCAGGATAATGTGGCGATAACTACTTCAATTTTGAATTTAATTGATGAAGTGGAAAATGGCCTGATTCAAAAGCGGGAAGCTTATGAATTGGCAATAAAAATAAAGGAAAATTGCAATAGTTATCCAATAAAAAGGTTATTGGAATATTGGATTAACTATTTTATTCGGTTGGATTGA
- the thsA gene encoding thermosome subunit alpha, which yields MAQGQPIFILPEGTNRSVGRDAQRNNILAGKVLAETVRTTLGPKGMDKMLVDGLGDIVVTNDGVTILKEMDIEHPAAKMLVEVAKTQEDEVGDGTTTAVIIAGELLKKSEGLLDSDIHPTIIAMGYRKAAEKAQEILDQIAIDDIDSEILLKVAMTAMTGKGTEAAREPLAKLIVDAVEAVAEEDGTVDTDNIKIEKKDGAVVEESNLVEGVIVDKERVHPGMPSEIKDAKIALINTPLEVKETEMDAEITITDPAQMQAFIEQEEKMVKDMVNKIVDAGANVLFAQKGIDDLAQHYLSKAGVLAVRRVKKSDIEKLSRATGASVITNLDDLTEEDLGIAGTVEERKISGEEMIFVEECSGAKSVTLFVRGSTKHIVDEIVRAIEDAIGVVAATVEDDKVVAGGGAPEIAMAKKLKDYAESISGREQLAVNAFAEALEIVPKTLAENAGLDSIDSLVDLRAAQEDSFYMGLDVFTGEVADMKEAGVIEPKRVKKQAIQSASEAAEMILRIDDVIASTRGPEDMGMDPSAMGGMPPMM from the coding sequence ATGGCACAAGGACAACCAATTTTTATCTTACCTGAAGGTACTAACAGGTCTGTCGGCAGAGATGCACAAAGAAATAACATCTTAGCCGGTAAAGTATTAGCTGAAACCGTTAGAACAACTTTAGGTCCAAAAGGAATGGACAAAATGTTAGTCGACGGACTCGGTGACATCGTAGTAACCAACGACGGTGTAACAATCTTAAAAGAAATGGATATCGAACACCCAGCAGCAAAAATGCTCGTGGAAGTAGCAAAAACCCAAGAAGATGAAGTCGGAGACGGAACTACCACCGCAGTTATCATCGCTGGTGAACTATTGAAAAAATCCGAAGGATTACTCGACTCAGACATCCACCCAACAATCATTGCAATGGGATACAGAAAAGCAGCAGAAAAAGCACAAGAAATTTTAGACCAAATCGCAATCGACGACATTGACTCTGAAATCTTACTCAAAGTGGCAATGACCGCTATGACCGGTAAAGGAACCGAAGCTGCACGCGAACCATTAGCAAAATTAATCGTAGACGCAGTTGAAGCTGTAGCAGAAGAAGACGGCACCGTTGACACCGACAACATCAAAATCGAGAAAAAAGATGGAGCTGTTGTTGAAGAATCCAACTTAGTTGAAGGTGTAATTGTAGACAAAGAAAGAGTACACCCAGGTATGCCATCTGAAATCAAAGACGCAAAAATCGCATTAATCAACACTCCATTAGAAGTTAAAGAAACCGAAATGGACGCTGAAATCACAATCACTGACCCTGCTCAAATGCAAGCTTTCATCGAACAAGAAGAAAAAATGGTTAAAGACATGGTCAACAAAATCGTTGATGCTGGAGCAAACGTATTATTCGCACAAAAAGGTATCGATGACTTAGCACAACACTACTTATCCAAAGCTGGTGTTTTAGCAGTAAGAAGAGTCAAAAAATCTGACATCGAAAAATTATCCAGAGCAACTGGCGCAAGCGTCATCACAAACTTAGATGACTTAACCGAAGAAGACTTAGGTATCGCTGGAACTGTTGAAGAAAGAAAAATCTCCGGTGAAGAAATGATCTTCGTAGAAGAATGCAGCGGCGCAAAATCCGTAACCTTATTCGTAAGAGGAAGTACCAAACACATCGTTGACGAAATCGTAAGAGCAATCGAAGACGCAATCGGTGTAGTTGCAGCTACTGTAGAAGACGACAAAGTTGTTGCAGGTGGAGGAGCTCCTGAAATCGCAATGGCTAAAAAACTCAAAGACTACGCAGAATCCATTTCCGGAAGAGAACAATTAGCAGTAAACGCATTTGCAGAAGCTTTAGAAATCGTACCAAAAACCTTAGCTGAAAACGCAGGTTTAGACAGTATCGACTCCTTAGTTGACTTAAGAGCAGCACAAGAAGACTCCTTCTACATGGGATTAGATGTATTCACTGGTGAAGTAGCAGACATGAAAGAAGCTGGTGTAATTGAACCTAAACGTGTCAAAAAACAAGCTATCCAATCTGCATCTGAAGCAGCTGAAATGATTTTAAGAATTGATGATGTAATTGCATCAACCAGAGGCCCTGAAGACATGGGTATGGACCCTTCCGCTATGGGCGGAATGCCTCCAATGATGTAA